The sequence GGGGTTGACGGGTTTTTTAGCTGGAATTGTGGGGGTGATGTGATTTGGTTTGGATGGTTGGAAGTTGGCGTTTTGGGCGAAGATGTAAGCTGGGACGCCGAGGGCTGCTAGTCCTAGGGGGGCGATTAAGGCTAGTGTCCATTTTTTGGATTTTGGCGCGAGGTTGATGGGGAGACGAAAGATGTCCATTGGGGTTGACCTTTTTGATTGGGGTGTTTCAGAGGCTTTTTTTTGATAGGGGATGGGGTGATGAGTTTATGCATTTGTTGGCGTTGCTGATAAATATGGATTTGTCTCACGCATAGACGCGGAGCGTCTATGCGTGAGATAAGAAATTTACTTTCAGGTATGAGTGGATGAACGTTTACTACGCAACATTTCTAATTGTTGGGACATTAGCTGTAGTTGTTGTTTGATGGTGTTTTCGGCTAATGTTTTGGCTGGTGTTGGGTTGTCAACGGGATTTGGGGTTTGTATCCAGTAGGATTTTCTTTGGAAGGGGTAGGTGGGAAGTGGTATTGGGTGATGGGGATAGTCGCTGGCAAATTCTGTCCAGTTGATGTCTACTCCTTGCAGATATAATGCTGATAAGCTTTCTAGTATTGTTTGCCAGTCGTTTTGTCTGGCGGTTAATGAGGGTAGCCAGGTTGCGGTTTCGGTTTGCTGAGAGCGTTTACCTAGGCTGGTAAGTACTGGTTTGGCGCCGATTTCTAGGAATAGTTCGTATCCTGCGGTGAGTAGGGTGTTTAACCCTGGCATGAATTTTACAGCTTCGCGGGTGTGGTGGCGCCAATATTTGGCGTCGGGTATTTGTCCTGGGGTGAGGAATTCGCCGGTGAGGTTGGAAATGAGGGGGATTTTGGGGGCTTGGAATTTGATTTGGCTGGTGGTTTGCTCGAATGCATCGAGCATTTCATCCATCAGGGGCGAGTGGAAGGCGTGAGATACGTTTAAGGAGCGAGTTTCAATTCCTTGGGCTGTGAGTTTGGCGATCGCTGCTTCAATTTTGGCGATCGCTCCGGAAATGGTAATATTATCGGGGGCGTTAATCGCTGAGATGGTTACTTCTGGGCTATATTCGGCTATTGCTGTTTGTACTTGAGCTGCGTCGGCGAATACTACTGCCATTGTACCTTTGGTTGTGATGCTCTGCATTAAGCGCGATCGCTCGGCGACTAGTTTGAGTCCTGTTTCTAAGTCGAATACTCCCGCGACGCAAGCGGCGACATATTCACCGAAGCTATGACCGATGACGGCTGCGGGTTCTACTCCCCAAGATTTCCACAACTGCGCTAGGGCGTATTCTACCGCAAAGATGGCTGGTTGGGCATAAGCGGTTTCGTCGATGTTGCTATTCTCGGTTTCGGGATAGAGAATTGATAGCAGTGGTTTGTCTAAATATGACTGTAAAATGCGATCGCATTCATCGATGACAGTGCGGAAGGTCGGCTGGGTTTGGTAAAGTTGGCGTCCCATGTTGACGTATTGGGAACCTTGACCTGTGAAGAGGAAGGCGATTTTTGGTTGTTTTTGATGGTCAACTTTACCGCTGGTTAATTGGGATGTTCTTTTACCTGCGGCGTGTGCACCCAACACTGTTTGTAATTGTATCGGAGATTGAGCGATCGCTACTAGGCGATGAGCAAAATGCGATCGTCCAGTGTTGGCTGTGGAACAAATATCGGCTAAGGATGCATCAGGATTCTCACCCAAATACTTCTCATAATTCAATGCTAATTCCCGCAATGCGTTTTCATTCTTAGCGGAGAGTGTCAACAAATGCAGTGGTCTAACGTTAGCATCTTGATTTTGAATTTTTACGGGTGCTTCCTCTACAATTACATGAGCATTCGTCCCACCAAAACCAAAGGAAGAGACACCAGCCAAACGCCGCTTGTTACCGCGATTCCAAGTTACGGGTGTAGTGGTGATAGATAACGGCGTTCCCTCAAAAGAAATATGGGGGTTAACTTGTTTCAGATGCAGATGCTGTGGAATTTCTTCGTGATGTAGCGACAGCACAGTTTTAATTAAACCAGCAATACCCGCTGCTGCTTCCAAATGTCCAATATTGGTTTTGACGGAACCGATAACGCAAGCATCCTCAACTGAACGTCCTTGCATTAAAACGGCTTTCAAGGAATTAATCTCGATGGGGTCGCCTAAAAATGTCCCGGTTCCATGCGCTTCAATGTAACCGATTTCATGGGGTGACACACCAGCATTTCGCATCGCTTGACGAATTACTGCTTGTTGCGCTTGTCCGTTGGGGGCTGTGAGTCCGTTGCTGCGTCCGTCTTGGTTGACTGCGGAACCTTTAATTACTGCTAAAATATTGTCACCATCACGTTCTGCGTCACTTAGGCGCTTGAGAACCACGACGCCGCAACCTTCTCCCCGCACATAACCGTCAGCATCGGCGTCAAAGGTTTTGCAACGTCCATCGCTAGCCATCATCCCAGCCTGAGAAAATGTAATTGTTAGTTGTGGAGTGAGGATTAAATTGACACCAGCAGCTAGGGCGAGGTTACATTCTCCTTGGCGCAAACTTTGACAAGCTTGGTGAAGGGCGACTAAGGATGAAGAACAAGCTGTATCTACTGCCAAACTTGGGCCGTGGAAATCTAAGAAATAAGATATGCGGTTAGCAGCGATGCTAAAGGCGTTCCCGGTTCCTGTATATGCATCTAATTTTGATTGCAAGTGGGCGTAATCAAAGTTACTAATTCCTACGAAAACTCCCGTATTGCTTCCTGCTAGTTTATCTGGTGCTTGACCGGCATTTTCTAAAGCTTCCCAGCTAACCTCTAATAATAGTCGCTGTTGGGGGTCGAGGGATTCTGCCTCTCGTGGGGAAATTCCAAAAAATGGCGCGTCGAATTGGTCAACTTGTGGGAGGAAACCACCCCAACGTGTATTCATTTTCCCTGGTGTGCGCTTGGGGTCATAGAATTGATTTGCGTCCCAGCGTTGCTGAGGAACTTCGCTAATTGCATCGATACCTTTGCGGAGTAATTCCCAGAAGGCGTTGGGGTTATCAGCACCAGGGTAGCGACAGCCAAGACCAACGATCGCTATTGCATGATCTTCTTTTTGCTGCTGTGGTACAATTTGTTGTTGTGGCGCTTCGTTGCCTAAATATTTTGCTAAAGCGGCAATGGAAGGGTAATCGTATAACAGTGTTGTTGGCAATTCTCGCCCTAACCATTCCTGCAATTCTCCCGAAATTCTGACTGCGGCTAAGGAACCGAGTCCGTATTGCGCAAGTGGTTCGGAAATATTGATGGTTTGGGGAGAAATTTGCAGTTGTTCACTAACTTTTTTAATTAACCAATTAGCGATCGCTTGTGTGTTGACTGTCTCAGTTTGCTTTTGCTCTACCTCTACTGCAACCTGATTTTGAGCATCAACACTCCACTGTCCCACCACATCTAGAGTACCAGCTTTTAGCTCATCTCTGGTAGTACTGCGTCTGACTTTCCCAGAAGAAGTTTTGGGTAAACTATTGGTTTTGATTAAAACAATGGTGTGGGTTGGTAAATCGTGGTGTTCAGCAACAGCTTTGCGAATTGCACCTATTACCTCATCGGCGTTGAGTTTACGTAGATAGCTACGTTCCACTTCTTGGACAATTACCAATTTTTCCGTATCATCAATTTGTGTCGCAAAAGCCGCACCACCAGCCGGACGTAGCGCCGGGTGACAATTTTCTACAGTAAATTCAATATCTTGGGGATAGTGGTTGCGACCCATGATAATAATCAAATCTTTGAGGCGCCCGGTGATAAATAATTCGCCATCCTGCAAACAGCCTAAATCCCCAGTTCGCAAAAACGGCCCTGTGTGATTATCTGCAAGGTAAGCATTAAAAGTATTTTGTGTTTGTTCTGGACGATTCCAATAACCTTGAGCGACGCTAGACCCTGATACCCAAAATTCCCCCACTTCGCCATCTGCACAAGGTGTCAAGGATTCGGGGTTGACAATTAACACCGTTTGGTCTGGGCTACTTTTTCCACAACCAGCGATCGCTTTTCCATTATCTTTAGTAGTATCTACTACCCGATTTTGTCCTAAAGCTGTGGTATCTACGTAACGCACAATGGGCGCTACAGATTTTAAACCTCCAGTAACAATTAAAGTTGTTTCTGCCATCCCATAGCAAGGATAAAAAGCTTCCCGACGGAAACCGCAAGGAGCAAAAGTCTCAGCAAAATTGTCTAAAGTTTGAGCGCGTATCGGTTCCGCACCCGTGAACGCCACTTCCCAACTACTCAAATCCAGAGTTGCAAGTTGTTCTGGGGTAATTTGGCGACAAGCGAGGTCATAAGCAAAATCAGGGCCGCCGCTGGTGGTAGCTTTGTAATGAGAAATCGCCTGTAACCAGCGGAAAGGTTTTTGCAGAAACGCTGCAGGTGACATCAGCGTTACCGGGAAGCCACCATACATCGGTTGTAAAACGCCGCCAATTAATCCCATGTCGTGGTACGGTGGGAGCCAAATTACGCCTTGGCTTTGGGGTGTGTGTTCGTAAAAGTTGTAGATGAGTTGGGAGTTATGTAATAAATTACCGTGAGTAATCATCACACCTTTAGGCGTTCCTGTGGAACCGGAGGTGTATTGCAGAAAAGCTAAGGTATCGTTTTTGATATGAGGACAAT is a genomic window of Fortiea contorta PCC 7126 containing:
- a CDS encoding type I polyketide synthase, producing MNTNMQFSTLVELLTYRAQHQPNHIAYTFLVDGETESVSITYQELDQKARSLAMQLLQHGVPGSRALLLYPPGIEFIAAFFGCLYAGFVAVPAYPPRRNQKISRLQAIVADAEAVVALTTSTQLGENATLGAIPWITTDDIPSDIAETWHCPHIKNDTLAFLQYTSGSTGTPKGVMITHGNLLHNSQLIYNFYEHTPQSQGVIWLPPYHDMGLIGGVLQPMYGGFPVTLMSPAAFLQKPFRWLQAISHYKATTSGGPDFAYDLACRQITPEQLATLDLSSWEVAFTGAEPIRAQTLDNFAETFAPCGFRREAFYPCYGMAETTLIVTGGLKSVAPIVRYVDTTALGQNRVVDTTKDNGKAIAGCGKSSPDQTVLIVNPESLTPCADGEVGEFWVSGSSVAQGYWNRPEQTQNTFNAYLADNHTGPFLRTGDLGCLQDGELFITGRLKDLIIIMGRNHYPQDIEFTVENCHPALRPAGGAAFATQIDDTEKLVIVQEVERSYLRKLNADEVIGAIRKAVAEHHDLPTHTIVLIKTNSLPKTSSGKVRRSTTRDELKAGTLDVVGQWSVDAQNQVAVEVEQKQTETVNTQAIANWLIKKVSEQLQISPQTINISEPLAQYGLGSLAAVRISGELQEWLGRELPTTLLYDYPSIAALAKYLGNEAPQQQIVPQQQKEDHAIAIVGLGCRYPGADNPNAFWELLRKGIDAISEVPQQRWDANQFYDPKRTPGKMNTRWGGFLPQVDQFDAPFFGISPREAESLDPQQRLLLEVSWEALENAGQAPDKLAGSNTGVFVGISNFDYAHLQSKLDAYTGTGNAFSIAANRISYFLDFHGPSLAVDTACSSSLVALHQACQSLRQGECNLALAAGVNLILTPQLTITFSQAGMMASDGRCKTFDADADGYVRGEGCGVVVLKRLSDAERDGDNILAVIKGSAVNQDGRSNGLTAPNGQAQQAVIRQAMRNAGVSPHEIGYIEAHGTGTFLGDPIEINSLKAVLMQGRSVEDACVIGSVKTNIGHLEAAAGIAGLIKTVLSLHHEEIPQHLHLKQVNPHISFEGTPLSITTTPVTWNRGNKRRLAGVSSFGFGGTNAHVIVEEAPVKIQNQDANVRPLHLLTLSAKNENALRELALNYEKYLGENPDASLADICSTANTGRSHFAHRLVAIAQSPIQLQTVLGAHAAGKRTSQLTSGKVDHQKQPKIAFLFTGQGSQYVNMGRQLYQTQPTFRTVIDECDRILQSYLDKPLLSILYPETENSNIDETAYAQPAIFAVEYALAQLWKSWGVEPAAVIGHSFGEYVAACVAGVFDLETGLKLVAERSRLMQSITTKGTMAVVFADAAQVQTAIAEYSPEVTISAINAPDNITISGAIAKIEAAIAKLTAQGIETRSLNVSHAFHSPLMDEMLDAFEQTTSQIKFQAPKIPLISNLTGEFLTPGQIPDAKYWRHHTREAVKFMPGLNTLLTAGYELFLEIGAKPVLTSLGKRSQQTETATWLPSLTARQNDWQTILESLSALYLQGVDINWTEFASDYPHHPIPLPTYPFQRKSYWIQTPNPVDNPTPAKTLAENTIKQQLQLMSQQLEMLRSKRSSTHT